The following proteins are co-located in the Microbacterium profundi genome:
- the pyk gene encoding pyruvate kinase, whose amino-acid sequence MRRAKIVATLGPATSSYENVRAIIEAGVDVARLNLSHGDYSVHDANYANVRRAADDAGKAVAILVDLQGPKIRLGKFEDGPYELAAGDIFKITTEDIIGNREICGTTFKGLPQDVKPGDFLLIDDGKVRVEVVETDGTVVTTRVIVAGAVSNNKGINLPGVAVNVPALSEKDEADLRWGLKIGADLIALSFVRNASDVERVHEIMAEEGIRVPVIAKIEKPQAVDALEEIVDAFDGIMVARGDLGVELPLEAVPIVQKRAVEIARRMAKPVIVATQMLESMISSPVPTRAETSDVANAVLDGADAVMLSGETSVGEYPIVVVETMARIVESTEEHGLERIAPLTAKPRTQGGAITLAALEVADFVDAKFLCVFTQSGDSARRLSRLRSRIPMIAFTPEPGIRRRMALTWGIRSTLVEAVQHTDLMFLQVDDYLLKNNLAKEGDKVVVISGSPPGIIGSTNDIRVHKVGDAVNGAAPIYKDGV is encoded by the coding sequence TTGAGACGCGCGAAAATCGTCGCCACGCTGGGCCCGGCCACCTCGAGTTACGAGAACGTTCGAGCAATCATCGAAGCGGGGGTCGACGTCGCCCGACTGAACCTCAGCCACGGTGACTATTCCGTCCATGACGCCAACTACGCCAACGTGCGCCGCGCTGCGGACGACGCCGGCAAGGCCGTCGCCATCCTCGTCGATCTTCAGGGCCCGAAGATCCGCCTCGGCAAGTTCGAGGACGGTCCGTACGAGCTCGCAGCCGGCGACATCTTCAAGATCACCACGGAAGACATCATCGGCAACCGCGAGATCTGCGGCACCACCTTCAAGGGACTGCCGCAGGACGTCAAGCCCGGCGACTTCCTGCTGATCGACGACGGCAAGGTGCGTGTCGAGGTCGTCGAGACCGACGGCACCGTCGTCACCACCCGCGTGATCGTCGCCGGCGCAGTGTCGAACAACAAGGGCATCAACCTGCCCGGCGTCGCCGTGAACGTCCCCGCGCTGAGCGAGAAGGACGAAGCAGACCTCCGCTGGGGCCTGAAGATCGGCGCCGACCTCATCGCGCTGTCGTTCGTGCGCAACGCCTCCGATGTCGAGCGTGTGCACGAGATCATGGCCGAAGAGGGCATCAGGGTGCCCGTCATCGCCAAGATCGAGAAGCCGCAGGCCGTGGATGCTCTCGAGGAGATCGTCGATGCCTTCGACGGCATCATGGTCGCCCGCGGTGACCTCGGCGTCGAGCTTCCGCTGGAAGCAGTGCCGATCGTGCAGAAGCGTGCGGTCGAGATCGCCAGGCGCATGGCGAAGCCCGTCATCGTCGCCACGCAGATGCTGGAGTCGATGATCTCCAGTCCCGTGCCGACCCGTGCGGAGACGTCCGATGTCGCGAACGCCGTTCTCGACGGCGCCGACGCGGTCATGCTGTCCGGTGAGACCAGCGTGGGGGAGTACCCGATCGTGGTCGTCGAGACCATGGCCCGCATCGTCGAGTCCACCGAGGAGCACGGCCTGGAGCGCATCGCGCCGCTCACGGCCAAGCCGCGCACGCAGGGTGGTGCGATCACCCTCGCCGCCCTCGAGGTCGCCGATTTCGTCGACGCGAAGTTCCTGTGCGTGTTCACGCAGTCCGGTGACTCCGCTCGTCGCCTGTCGCGTCTGCGCTCGCGCATCCCGATGATCGCGTTCACACCGGAGCCCGGCATCCGCCGCCGTATGGCGCTGACCTGGGGCATCCGCTCCACGCTGGTCGAAGCCGTGCAGCACACCGACCTGATGTTCCTGCAGGTCGATGACTACCTGCTGAAGAACAATCTGGCGAAAGAAGGGGACAAGGTCGTCGTGATCTCCGGTTCCCCTCCCGGAATCATCGGTTCAACGAACGACATCCGCGTGCACAAGGTCGGCGATGCCGTCAACGGCGCGGCGCCGATCTACAAGGACGGCGTCTGA
- a CDS encoding CPBP family intramembrane glutamic endopeptidase encodes MTNTQRVQSTPQTGILSRTWVRATALVVGFAIVMIVSNSIASALENPLAALLVGPLLAVLVLWLYGFAVRRIERRTVTELAPRRATRLVLIGLAGGIVLSAATVGILALFGGYRITGWGSVSGALSVVGMMCAIAVAEEVLFRGVIFGLVQRRWGTWLALAVSAVLFGLVHLVNPGATVWGAIAIAVEAGLMLAAAYVATGSLWLSIGLHLGWNIATVAIFGTVTSGSESRGAIVTATTSGPDWLTGGAFGPEASVIAVIVCSAATAVLIRIARRRGRIVSRA; translated from the coding sequence ATGACGAACACCCAGAGAGTCCAGAGCACACCGCAGACCGGCATCCTGTCCAGAACATGGGTGCGGGCCACAGCACTGGTGGTCGGCTTCGCGATCGTGATGATCGTGTCGAACTCGATCGCCTCAGCACTCGAGAACCCGCTCGCAGCACTGCTGGTCGGTCCCCTGCTTGCCGTACTGGTGCTGTGGCTGTACGGATTCGCCGTGCGCCGCATCGAACGCCGAACGGTCACTGAACTTGCGCCGAGAAGGGCGACGCGCCTGGTCCTGATCGGCCTGGCGGGCGGCATCGTGCTGTCGGCGGCCACCGTCGGCATCCTCGCGCTGTTCGGCGGCTACCGGATCACCGGCTGGGGCTCCGTCAGCGGTGCTCTCAGTGTCGTCGGAATGATGTGCGCGATCGCCGTCGCCGAGGAGGTGCTCTTCCGCGGCGTGATCTTCGGACTCGTCCAGCGGCGTTGGGGAACGTGGCTCGCCCTCGCCGTCTCTGCCGTTCTCTTCGGCCTCGTGCACCTCGTGAATCCCGGCGCCACCGTATGGGGAGCGATCGCCATCGCCGTCGAGGCCGGGCTGATGCTCGCTGCCGCGTACGTTGCCACAGGGTCACTGTGGCTGTCGATCGGCCTGCATCTCGGGTGGAACATCGCCACTGTCGCGATCTTCGGCACGGTGACATCCGGCAGCGAATCCAGGGGCGCCATCGTCACGGCGACCACCTCCGGGCCCGACTGGCTGACCGGCGGAGCGTTCGGGCCCGAGGCGAGCGTCATCGCTGTGATCGTATGCTCCGCAGCCACGGCGGTCCTGATCCGCATCGCCCGTCGCCGGGGACGCATCGTCTCTCGCGCCTGA
- a CDS encoding response regulator gives MSVDSRRADGGDRAPIRVVVCDDQDLVRSGFVTILDAQSDLEVVGEAFDGQTAIRRVEQEKPDVVVMDIRMPRMDGIEATRRIAGPGVDDPARVLIVTTFNLDALVFDALRAGASGFLLKDARPAELLDTVRTVASGESLLSPAVTRALIGRYAERVRPVHSGAPAGHRRRSLSHPSAELAEVPSRA, from the coding sequence ATGAGCGTGGACTCCCGCCGGGCGGACGGCGGAGACAGAGCGCCGATCCGGGTCGTGGTGTGCGACGACCAGGATCTCGTGCGCTCCGGGTTCGTCACGATCCTCGATGCGCAGTCTGATCTGGAGGTTGTCGGCGAGGCGTTCGACGGCCAGACGGCGATCCGTCGCGTCGAGCAGGAGAAGCCCGATGTGGTGGTCATGGACATCCGGATGCCGCGCATGGACGGCATCGAGGCCACGCGCCGGATCGCCGGACCAGGCGTCGACGATCCGGCCAGAGTGCTGATCGTGACGACGTTCAACCTCGACGCGCTCGTCTTCGACGCACTCCGCGCCGGTGCCAGCGGCTTCCTGCTGAAGGACGCCAGACCGGCCGAACTCCTCGACACGGTCCGCACAGTGGCGTCCGGCGAGTCGCTGCTCTCCCCAGCCGTGACGCGCGCACTCATTGGCCGGTATGCCGAGCGGGTCCGACCGGTGCACAGTGGCGCACCGGCTGGGCATCGTCGGAGATCGTTGAGCCATCCCTCTGCAGAGCTAGCCGAAGTGCCCTCTCGCGCGTGA
- the gltB gene encoding glutamate synthase large subunit produces MYFQPPYGASGAYPPKQGMYNPAFEKDACGLAMVATLRGTAGHDIIQLALEALRNLEHRGAIGSDAGTGDGAGILTQMPDEFLREVTAFELPDAGHYAAGLAFLPLQAAERRTQKAGVEKIAREEGLTVLGWRVVPTANENLGKLADEARPAFEQLFVASARGREALSGIALDRVAYRLRKRAGHEIGAYFVSLSSRTLGYKGMVTTLQLEPFYPDLQDERFTSELAVVHSRYSTNTFPSWPLAQPLRMLAHNGEINTVGGNRNWMRARQSQLESELLGDVRPLLPICTPGASDSASFDEVLELLTLTGRSLPHAIMMMVPEAYEKQSDITPELRAFYDYHSNQMEPWDGPAALIFTDGTLVGATLDRNGLRPGRWTETTDGLVVIGSETGVLEFAPERIKRRGRLQPGKMFLVDTSAGRIVEDDEIKHDLATLHPWQEWLDAGAVRLAELPEREHIVHPPASITRRQRTFGYTEEEVRILLTPMGQNGVEPLGAMGSDTPIAVLSERPRLLFDYFTQQFAQVTNPPLDSIREEVVTSLKSGLGPERNLLSWGPEHTRTVTLDFPVIDNDELAKIRHIDKALEGRSSVTIRGLYHFDAGAHTMQERLEEMCAEVDEAIADGAEFIILSDRDSNKDLVPIPSLLMVSAIHHHLIRRENRMKVGLIVEAGDVREVHHVATLIGYGASAVNPYLAMESVEHLVRTGFITGIAPEKAVKNLIYALGKGVLKIMSKMGISTVSSYAGAQVFEAVGLSQKLIDAYFTGTETKLGGIDIEDVFAENQARHDYAYPEDAAARAHERLWTGGEYQWRRDGSPHLFNPETVFRLQHSTRNRRYDIFREYTKLVDDQAAELKTLRGLFNLRTGARPAVPLDEVEPVSAIVKRFSTGAMSYGSISREAHETLAIAMNSIGAKSNTGEGGEDVDRLLDPERRSAIKQVASGRFGVTSLYLTESDDIQIKLAQGAKPGEGGQLPPTKVYPWVARTRHATAGVGLISPPPHHDIYSIEDLKQLIFDLKRANPSARIHTKLVSQSGIGAVSAGVAKALSDVILVSGHDGGTGASPLNSLKHAGTPWELGLAETQQTLMLNGMRDRVVVQVDGQLKTGRDVIIGALLGAEEFGFATAPLVVSGCIMMRVCHLDTCPVGVATQNPVLRERFTGKPEFVVNFMEFIAEEVREILAELGFRSLDEIIGRADLIEANAAIEHWKTDGLDLSPVLEGPVFPASEPRRSGREQEHELDKHFDVPLIEMAQKTLNDMAPTIVELPIRNTERAVGTMLGHEVTARFGEAGLARETIDVTLHGTAGQSLGAFLPSGIVLRLEGDANDYVGKGLSGGDITIRPSRGSIIAPHENVIAGNVIGYGATSGTMFISGVVGERFLVRNSGATAVVEGVGDHALEYMTGGLAVILGSTGRNLGAGMSGGIAYVHALSTEKVNLQSRESGELRLEALDRADLEVLRSLLIEHVERTASPLATTMLEDFDTVAAEFVKVLPRDFAAVQTMRQEAEADGLDPDGDVVWTRILEVTGG; encoded by the coding sequence ATGTACTTCCAGCCTCCGTACGGCGCCTCCGGGGCCTACCCCCCGAAACAGGGCATGTACAACCCGGCATTCGAGAAGGATGCCTGCGGCCTGGCCATGGTCGCGACCCTGCGGGGCACAGCCGGACACGACATCATCCAGCTGGCGCTCGAAGCCCTGCGAAACCTGGAGCACCGCGGTGCGATCGGCTCCGACGCCGGCACCGGAGACGGTGCGGGCATCCTCACCCAGATGCCGGACGAGTTCCTGCGTGAAGTCACCGCATTCGAACTGCCCGATGCCGGCCATTACGCCGCCGGGCTCGCATTCCTCCCGCTGCAGGCCGCTGAGCGCCGCACGCAGAAGGCGGGCGTCGAGAAGATCGCCCGTGAAGAAGGACTCACCGTCCTCGGCTGGCGCGTCGTCCCCACAGCCAACGAGAACCTCGGCAAGCTCGCCGACGAGGCACGCCCCGCGTTCGAGCAGCTCTTCGTGGCCTCGGCCCGGGGTCGTGAAGCACTCTCCGGCATCGCGCTGGACCGCGTCGCCTACCGGCTTCGCAAGCGTGCTGGTCACGAGATCGGCGCATACTTCGTCTCGCTGTCCAGCCGCACGCTCGGCTACAAGGGCATGGTCACCACCTTGCAGCTCGAGCCGTTCTACCCCGACCTTCAGGATGAGCGCTTCACGTCAGAGCTCGCGGTCGTGCACTCGCGGTACTCGACCAACACGTTCCCCTCGTGGCCGCTCGCACAGCCGCTGCGCATGCTCGCCCACAACGGCGAGATCAACACCGTCGGCGGAAACCGCAACTGGATGCGTGCCCGCCAGTCGCAGCTCGAGTCAGAGCTGCTCGGCGATGTGCGCCCGCTGCTGCCGATCTGCACGCCGGGCGCCAGCGACTCGGCATCTTTCGACGAAGTTCTCGAACTGCTCACGCTGACCGGCCGCAGTCTGCCGCACGCCATCATGATGATGGTTCCCGAGGCGTACGAGAAGCAGTCGGACATCACGCCGGAGCTTCGCGCGTTCTACGACTACCACTCCAACCAGATGGAGCCGTGGGACGGCCCGGCCGCCCTCATCTTCACCGACGGCACGCTCGTGGGCGCGACGCTGGACCGCAACGGTCTTCGTCCCGGACGCTGGACCGAGACCACCGACGGTCTCGTCGTCATCGGGTCCGAGACCGGCGTACTGGAGTTCGCACCCGAGCGCATCAAGCGCCGTGGCCGCCTGCAGCCGGGCAAGATGTTCCTCGTCGACACTTCTGCCGGCCGCATCGTCGAGGACGACGAGATCAAGCACGACCTCGCGACACTGCACCCGTGGCAGGAATGGCTCGACGCAGGGGCCGTGCGCCTCGCAGAGTTGCCCGAGCGCGAGCACATCGTGCACCCGCCGGCATCCATCACACGTCGTCAGCGCACCTTCGGCTACACCGAGGAGGAAGTGCGCATCCTGCTCACCCCGATGGGGCAGAACGGCGTCGAGCCGCTCGGCGCCATGGGATCCGACACCCCGATCGCCGTGCTCAGCGAGCGCCCACGTCTGCTGTTCGACTACTTCACGCAGCAGTTCGCGCAGGTGACCAACCCGCCGCTGGACTCGATCCGCGAAGAGGTCGTCACGAGCCTGAAGTCCGGCCTCGGACCGGAGCGGAACCTGCTCAGTTGGGGTCCGGAGCACACGCGCACCGTGACGCTCGACTTCCCGGTGATCGACAACGACGAGCTCGCGAAGATCCGTCACATCGACAAGGCGCTGGAGGGGCGCTCATCGGTGACGATCCGCGGCCTGTACCACTTCGACGCCGGCGCGCACACGATGCAGGAGCGCCTCGAGGAGATGTGCGCAGAGGTCGACGAGGCCATCGCCGACGGCGCCGAGTTCATCATCCTCTCCGACCGGGACTCCAACAAGGATCTCGTTCCGATCCCCTCGCTGCTCATGGTCTCGGCGATCCACCACCACCTGATCCGGCGCGAGAACCGCATGAAGGTCGGTCTGATCGTCGAGGCCGGCGACGTCCGCGAGGTGCATCACGTCGCCACACTGATCGGCTACGGCGCCTCGGCTGTGAACCCGTACCTCGCGATGGAGAGCGTCGAACACCTCGTGCGCACCGGCTTCATCACCGGCATCGCACCGGAGAAGGCCGTCAAGAACCTGATCTACGCGCTCGGCAAGGGCGTACTGAAGATCATGTCCAAGATGGGCATCTCGACCGTGTCGTCGTATGCGGGCGCGCAGGTGTTCGAGGCCGTCGGACTCAGCCAGAAGCTGATCGACGCGTACTTCACCGGCACGGAGACGAAGCTCGGCGGCATCGACATCGAAGACGTCTTCGCCGAGAACCAGGCGCGTCACGATTACGCCTACCCGGAAGATGCGGCGGCGCGTGCGCACGAACGCCTGTGGACGGGCGGCGAGTACCAGTGGCGACGCGATGGCTCCCCGCACCTGTTCAACCCTGAGACGGTCTTCCGGCTGCAGCACTCGACACGCAACCGTCGCTACGACATCTTCCGCGAGTACACGAAGCTCGTCGACGATCAGGCGGCCGAGCTGAAGACTCTCCGAGGGCTCTTCAATCTGCGCACCGGCGCGCGCCCGGCAGTGCCACTCGACGAGGTCGAGCCGGTGAGCGCGATCGTCAAGCGATTCTCCACCGGCGCCATGAGCTACGGGTCCATCTCCCGCGAGGCGCACGAGACACTCGCGATCGCGATGAACAGCATCGGCGCGAAGTCGAACACGGGCGAGGGCGGCGAAGACGTCGACCGTCTGCTCGACCCCGAGCGCCGCAGCGCGATCAAGCAGGTCGCCTCCGGCCGCTTCGGGGTCACGAGTCTCTACCTCACCGAGTCGGACGACATCCAGATCAAGCTCGCCCAGGGTGCCAAGCCGGGGGAGGGCGGCCAGCTGCCGCCGACCAAGGTGTACCCGTGGGTGGCGCGCACCCGCCATGCGACGGCCGGTGTCGGGCTGATCTCGCCGCCGCCGCACCACGACATCTACTCGATCGAAGATCTCAAGCAGCTCATCTTCGACCTGAAGCGCGCGAACCCGTCCGCTCGCATCCACACGAAGCTCGTCAGCCAGTCCGGCATCGGCGCGGTCTCCGCAGGCGTCGCGAAGGCGCTCAGCGATGTCATCCTGGTCTCCGGACACGACGGCGGCACCGGCGCGAGCCCGTTGAACTCGCTCAAGCACGCGGGAACTCCGTGGGAGCTCGGCCTCGCCGAGACGCAGCAGACCCTCATGCTCAACGGCATGCGCGACCGCGTGGTGGTGCAGGTCGACGGCCAGCTCAAGACCGGACGCGACGTCATCATCGGCGCGCTCCTCGGTGCCGAGGAGTTCGGCTTCGCGACGGCCCCGCTCGTCGTCAGCGGCTGCATCATGATGCGCGTCTGCCACCTGGACACCTGCCCGGTCGGCGTCGCGACTCAGAACCCCGTGCTGCGCGAGCGGTTCACCGGCAAGCCGGAGTTCGTGGTCAACTTCATGGAGTTCATCGCGGAAGAGGTACGGGAGATCCTCGCGGAGCTCGGTTTCCGGTCGCTGGACGAGATCATCGGCCGCGCCGACCTCATCGAGGCGAATGCCGCGATCGAGCACTGGAAGACGGATGGTCTCGACCTCTCGCCCGTGCTCGAGGGCCCCGTGTTCCCGGCATCCGAGCCGCGTCGCAGCGGCCGCGAGCAGGAGCACGAGCTCGACAAGCACTTCGACGTGCCCCTGATCGAGATGGCGCAGAAGACGCTCAACGACATGGCACCGACCATCGTCGAGCTGCCCATCCGCAACACCGAGCGTGCGGTCGGTACGATGCTCGGACACGAGGTGACGGCACGTTTCGGCGAGGCAGGGCTTGCTCGGGAGACGATCGACGTCACGCTGCACGGCACCGCCGGCCAGTCGCTCGGTGCTTTCCTCCCGTCCGGAATCGTGCTGCGGCTCGAAGGAGATGCGAACGACTACGTCGGCAAGGGCCTCTCCGGTGGTGACATCACCATCCGGCCGTCGCGCGGCTCGATCATCGCGCCGCATGAGAACGTCATCGCCGGCAACGTGATCGGCTACGGCGCCACCTCTGGCACCATGTTCATCTCCGGCGTCGTCGGCGAGCGATTCCTGGTGCGCAACTCCGGCGCGACCGCCGTCGTCGAGGGAGTCGGCGACCACGCGCTCGAGTACATGACGGGCGGTCTCGCGGTGATCCTCGGATCGACCGGCCGCAACCTCGGTGCAGGCATGTCCGGCGGCATCGCATATGTGCACGCGCTCTCGACCGAGAAGGTCAACCTGCAGTCCCGCGAGAGCGGCGAACTGCGTTTGGAGGCACTGGATCGTGCGGACCTCGAGGTGCTGCGCAGCCTGCTCATCGAGCACGTGGAGCGCACTGCCTCTCCGCTCGCGACGACCATGCTCGAAGATTTCGACACCGTCGCGGCCGAATTCGTGAAGGTGCTGCCGCGCGACTTCGCCGCAGTGCAGACCATGCGTCAAGAGGCGGAGGCAGACGGGCTCGACCCGGATGGCGACGTCGTCTGGACCCGCATCCTGGAGGTGACCGGTGGCTGA
- a CDS encoding ANTAR domain-containing response regulator yields MTEQEQAEPAEQPTASAPRRVVVAEDESLIRLDIVEILRDNGFDVVGEAGDGETAVALATELRPDLVIMDVKMPQLDGISAAEKLHKGNIAPVVLLTAFSQKELVERASEAGALAYVVKPFTPNDLLPAIEIALARHEQIITLEAEVADMVERFETRKLVDRAKGLLNEKMGLSEPEAFRWIQKASMDRRLTMQDVAKAIIEQLAPKK; encoded by the coding sequence GTGACCGAGCAAGAACAGGCAGAACCGGCTGAGCAGCCCACGGCATCCGCCCCGCGACGCGTCGTCGTCGCCGAAGACGAATCGCTGATCCGTCTCGACATCGTCGAGATCCTCCGCGACAACGGATTCGACGTCGTCGGTGAGGCAGGTGACGGAGAGACCGCCGTGGCTCTGGCCACCGAGCTGCGTCCGGATCTGGTCATCATGGATGTCAAGATGCCGCAGCTCGACGGCATCAGCGCGGCCGAGAAGCTGCACAAGGGCAATATCGCCCCCGTCGTGCTTCTCACCGCCTTCAGCCAGAAGGAACTCGTCGAGCGTGCGAGCGAGGCCGGCGCCCTGGCGTACGTGGTCAAGCCCTTCACCCCCAACGACCTCCTTCCTGCGATCGAGATCGCACTCGCCCGCCACGAGCAGATCATCACGCTCGAGGCCGAGGTCGCCGACATGGTCGAGCGCTTCGAGACCCGTAAGCTCGTCGACCGTGCCAAGGGCCTGCTCAACGAGAAGATGGGCCTGAGCGAGCCCGAGGCGTTCCGCTGGATCCAGAAGGCGTCGATGGATCGTCGTCTGACGATGCAGGACGTCGCCAAGGCGATCATCGAGCAGCTCGCACCCAAGAAGTGA
- a CDS encoding glutamate synthase subunit beta encodes MADPKGFLKVTERELPARRPVPVRIMDWKEVYEPGDKAVLRRQAGRCMDCGVPFCHQGCPLGNLIPEWNDLTWRGEDRSAIERLHATNNFPEFTGRLCPAPCESSCVLGINQPAVTIKQVEVSIIDEAFAKGWVEPEPPERLTGKTVAVVGSGPAGLAAAQQLTRAGHTVAVFERDDRIGGLLRYGIPDFKMEKTHLESRLRQMQEEGTRFRAGVEIGKDISWADLRARYDAVVICTGSTVPRDLTIPGRDLDGVHFAMEYLVESNHAVAGDVVHNQITAEGKHVIVIGGGDTGADCIGTAHRQGALSVTNLAIGTQPGADRPEHQPWPMMPTIFEVSSAHEEGGERHYLASTVEFLSNEAGEVRALRVAETEYVDGRRVPKSGTEREIPADLVLIAMGFTGPEQDGFTDDLRPQATDRGAFRRDDSYETTVPGVFVAGDAGRGQSLIVWAIAEGRAAAAGVDRFLMGETVLPSPVRPTDVAIGLQPA; translated from the coding sequence GTGGCTGATCCCAAGGGGTTCTTGAAGGTGACGGAGCGCGAGCTTCCTGCTCGCCGTCCCGTACCAGTGCGCATCATGGACTGGAAAGAGGTCTATGAGCCGGGCGACAAGGCCGTGCTGCGCCGCCAGGCCGGACGCTGCATGGACTGCGGCGTGCCGTTCTGCCATCAGGGCTGCCCGCTGGGCAACCTCATCCCGGAGTGGAACGACCTCACCTGGCGCGGCGAGGACCGCTCGGCGATCGAGCGTCTGCACGCCACGAACAACTTCCCCGAGTTCACCGGACGACTGTGCCCGGCGCCCTGTGAGAGCTCGTGCGTGCTCGGCATCAACCAGCCGGCGGTGACGATCAAGCAGGTCGAGGTGTCGATCATCGACGAGGCCTTCGCCAAGGGCTGGGTCGAACCAGAGCCGCCGGAGCGTCTCACGGGCAAGACCGTCGCGGTCGTGGGATCCGGTCCAGCCGGACTCGCCGCCGCGCAGCAGCTGACGCGCGCGGGGCACACCGTCGCGGTCTTCGAGCGCGACGACCGCATCGGCGGACTGCTGCGCTACGGCATCCCTGACTTCAAGATGGAGAAGACGCACCTCGAGTCGCGGCTGCGTCAGATGCAGGAAGAGGGCACCCGCTTCCGCGCCGGCGTCGAGATCGGCAAGGACATCAGCTGGGCCGATCTCAGGGCGCGCTACGACGCGGTCGTGATCTGCACCGGCTCGACGGTGCCGCGCGACCTGACGATTCCCGGTCGCGACCTGGACGGCGTGCACTTCGCCATGGAGTACCTCGTCGAGTCGAACCATGCGGTCGCCGGCGATGTCGTGCACAACCAGATCACCGCTGAGGGCAAGCACGTCATCGTCATCGGCGGCGGCGACACCGGGGCTGACTGCATCGGCACGGCGCACCGGCAGGGTGCACTGAGCGTGACGAACCTCGCGATCGGAACGCAGCCGGGCGCGGATCGACCGGAGCACCAGCCCTGGCCGATGATGCCCACGATCTTCGAGGTCTCCTCCGCGCACGAGGAGGGCGGAGAGCGCCACTACCTGGCCTCCACCGTCGAGTTCCTCTCGAACGAGGCCGGCGAGGTGCGCGCTCTGCGCGTGGCCGAGACCGAGTACGTCGACGGCCGCCGGGTTCCCAAGAGCGGCACCGAGCGCGAGATCCCGGCCGACCTCGTGCTGATCGCGATGGGCTTCACCGGTCCTGAGCAGGACGGCTTCACGGATGACCTGCGTCCGCAGGCCACCGACCGCGGCGCCTTCCGGCGCGACGACTCGTACGAGACCACCGTTCCCGGCGTCTTCGTCGCCGGCGATGCCGGGCGCGGGCAGTCGCTCATCGTCTGGGCGATCGCAGAGGGCCGCGCAGCAGCTGCAGGCGTGGATCGCTTCCTGATGGGGGAGACCGTCCTGCCTTCACCCGTGCGTCCCACCGATGTCGCGATCGGCCTCCAGCCCGCGTAG
- a CDS encoding histidine kinase dimerization/phosphoacceptor domain-containing protein, whose amino-acid sequence MDPRSSSVWRRWDLLAAVALVGLAFVPGVERQGVDLAELPDKAMDALGWTLLVAQGAPVAFLRRRPVIALSVIGAAFSAYQLLGYPTTFAALGLLVAIVGAGALVRRRRRTVAAAASAGYMLLCVALGWVGSPTRVLDHIVFGLLLASLWVVGAWLSSRGHAQQQRNAEAELAAVAAERGRIARELHDVITHHVTAMVVQAEAAQ is encoded by the coding sequence ATGGATCCTCGCTCGTCTTCGGTATGGCGGCGCTGGGATCTCCTGGCCGCGGTGGCACTGGTCGGCCTCGCATTCGTTCCCGGCGTGGAACGTCAGGGTGTCGACCTCGCTGAGCTTCCGGACAAGGCGATGGATGCGCTGGGCTGGACGCTTCTCGTCGCTCAAGGCGCTCCTGTGGCTTTCCTGCGTCGCCGGCCGGTCATCGCTCTGTCGGTGATCGGCGCCGCATTCAGCGCCTACCAGCTGCTCGGCTACCCGACCACGTTCGCGGCACTGGGTCTTCTGGTCGCGATCGTGGGTGCAGGGGCGCTCGTACGCCGCCGCAGGCGAACAGTCGCCGCCGCAGCGTCAGCCGGCTACATGCTCCTGTGCGTCGCCCTCGGATGGGTCGGTTCACCGACGCGGGTGCTCGATCACATCGTGTTCGGATTGCTACTGGCATCGCTCTGGGTGGTGGGAGCATGGCTCAGCAGCCGTGGGCACGCGCAGCAGCAGCGCAACGCAGAGGCCGAACTGGCCGCGGTCGCCGCCGAGCGCGGACGCATCGCGCGAGAACTGCATGATGTGATCACGCACCACGTGACGGCGATGGTCGTGCAGGCCGAAGCCGCCCAGTAA
- a CDS encoding hotdog fold thioesterase produces MGALAEKMGIEFTEFTIERSVATMPVEGNTQPVGLLHGGAYVVLGESLGSMSANLHAGPGRLAVGVDINATHTRSATSGVVTGVCTPIHLGRSVAVHEIVVADEQGRRCSTIRITNMIKDLPAR; encoded by the coding sequence ATGGGAGCGCTTGCCGAGAAGATGGGCATCGAGTTCACCGAGTTCACGATCGAGCGCAGCGTCGCCACGATGCCTGTCGAAGGCAACACTCAGCCGGTCGGTCTGCTGCACGGGGGTGCCTATGTGGTTCTCGGCGAGTCGCTCGGCTCGATGTCGGCGAACCTGCACGCAGGTCCTGGGCGACTGGCGGTCGGAGTCGACATCAACGCCACGCACACGCGTTCCGCCACATCCGGCGTCGTGACCGGTGTGTGCACCCCGATCCACTTAGGACGCAGCGTTGCGGTTCATGAGATCGTCGTGGCGGACGAGCAGGGCCGTCGCTGCTCGACGATCCGCATCACGAACATGATCAAGGACCTGCCCGCTCGCTGA